A single genomic interval of Prunus dulcis chromosome 5, ALMONDv2, whole genome shotgun sequence harbors:
- the LOC117628372 gene encoding 40S ribosomal protein S20-2-like → MAPSLFSMLLLCACIVCTDLVRGAKNKRLRVKGPVRMPTKVLHITTRKSPCGEGTKTWDRFELRVHKRVIDLFSSSDVASFLRQESGSNEATASVGEVVLVQPAIKCRGKVVMMKV, encoded by the exons ATGGCACCCTCCCTCTTCTCTATGCTGCTCCTCTGCGCCTGCATTG TTTGCACTGATCTGGTTCGTGGTGCAAAGAACAAGAGGCTCCGGGTTAAGGGACCCGTGAGAATGCCAACCAAGGTTCTGCACATTACCACCAGGAAGTCCCCTTGTGGTGAAG GTACCAAGACATGGGACAGATTTGAGTTGCGTGTCCACAAGAGGGTGATTGACCTCTTCAGCTCTTCTGATGTCGCCAG TTTCCTACGCCAAGAAAGTGGTTCTAACGAAGCTACTGCTAGCGTGGGGGAAGTAGTGTTGGTTCAACCTGCTATTAAATGCAGGGGAAAAGTGGTGATGATGAAGGTATAG